The sequence AAGTCTaacatataataatatataatatagaGAGATCACAGAACCAAAACAAAAACATGGTCTGATGATGTTATGATATGGAGAGGATAGAAATGACAAATGGAGCACATTCTTAACTTTCACAAAAGAGTTGAAAAATACAAAGTGCTACGATACCAAACATAAATATCCAGCATTGGTTAATCGTTTATATGCCGGCCATCCTTTTAAAGTATACTTGAACTATATAAAACatataaagatatatgtatgttATACGGCATATGAAGAAAGGAACTTTACTTACACAAGTTGGAGAGATATAGGGTGATTATGATGGGGATCAAAGTAGTTTGTTGAGTcatattgatgatgatgattattGACCTCTAAATTTGTAGCCATTGATCCTTCATCTCCTCTTCCTCCTGTTGCTGCTATTCCATTATTACTTGCATTTCTGTTTTGTTGGCTTCTCTCTGTCTCTGCTATCTGCAAATTCGCATACACACTTAGCCACTGTCTTTTAAAGTGCAATAGTCTTCTCCAGCTTAGATGCAAGGTGTAAACAAAacaagcttttttttttttttttggtgcaCTATATACAGAAGTACTGTATTTTGATGAGAAAGCATAGTTGAAATTGAAGAATATGTTATTTGAATAGAGAGAGATAAGGTGAAAAGAGGTCCATACCTTTGCTCGTATCAGCTGGTTGTTAGTGTGCAGTTCAATTTcctatatttatttcaaaataattacaTTTATAATCTTTCACACTAAACTCAAATTAAACGGTTTAACATGTTAATACAAATACCTCTTATTACATCTAATCTCAAATCTTTATTCTaatctttcaaaataaaatgtaATTGTTTCTACTTTTCATTCAATCATGTGTTTTTTAGATATTAAAATCTTAATTCATATAACTTTTATTAATATTTGGCATGACCTTAGAAGATTCTATTATTCGTCAAAGAAAAATAGTTATAATGAAATTAGAATAAaaacatactttttttttaagagttgattatattatttaaattcttttgataaaatttatttaaaataaaattttaaaagtattttaaattattttgagtggttggaaaatattttaatttttgagttatttttaaaataaaaccaaatacattttttagaaactataaaATCTTATAAcgattgaaattaaaattttagatttagagtaaattgaaaatgatatatatatatatatatatatatatatatatatatatatatatatatatatatatatatatatatatatatatatatatatatatatatattatatctatttttatttttaaattttcaaattaaaaggaTGTCCATCTAATcaataaaatttcaattttaaaatcttCATTTCACagtatattaattttttttcaaaaaaaaaaaaaaacattttgattctctcttattttcttattttaatgTGAACTGATAACTTAAATAATTTGTGAGAATTAGGTTGGAGGGCTAAAAAAGACCAATCTCATGTTTGATTCACCAACTCACATTTTTCACGTTATTCGTGACAACTATCCCAATAACTTTCCCTCAATCATTATCAAATCAACTCAACTCTTTGTTTTTATTACTAATCAAATtgtttcttaattattttattagattcattgtataatctaattaattaaattaatggttaattttagataattaataattagaagaaatttagttatttttttatatacatGTAAGACTTTAACCTTTGGAAGGAAATTAGTTAAGTAActaattgaatttaaatattgattaaaatttaattaatgtaTTTTACTTGCCAAAATAGCTTTTTAATCAAATCATGGTGTTTTGGTGTGAACTAAAATCAATcgtaaaaaaacataaaatcatTTCAAATTGATTTAGGAGAAGTTACAGTTATTGTTGATTGACCAAGAATCACTCTCAAAATGactatttattaattttgtatgtAAAATATTGTTGGTTAGTCCTACCcaacttttttttaaatcttaaatGTTTCAACAAAAATGACAAATGTCATTaagttattaataaaataattatatatgttttgaattttattttggttatgtgtgtgtatatatataatcatatatCAAACAtgaattttattaaagaaatatAAATCTTTACCCTACTTATTTCTGAAATAGAAAATTCAATTAGTTACTAATCCGTAactctaaattaaaataattataaaaataaattataaatggTTAAGTTTAGGGATTAAGAATGTTTTTTAACTTTCAAacaaaaatgatatatatatatgtttaaattGAAGTAATTAGTAGAAAGAACAAAATGGTTATACCCGTTTTTGCATGTATTCAATCTCCGAAAACAGAAGCTCATTCTGgaacacaaaaacaaaaacaacaaattatgtaattaatgaaattaaaatctagcagattaattaatcaattaccAAAATGTGTTCTAAATTAAgaatgaaaattaacctttctGGATCGAATTCGGCTAAGTCCTTTCTCCAATTTGACCTCTAGGCTTTTCAAATCTTTAACGGATAACGAACTAATGGATTCCCCCAACAAATGCCTTcaatcaaatttattatttccAACCATTCACACACACAATAATTATCCTCATCATCATCCATTCAAATTCAAATATAGAACACAgaaattaatttatttgtatGAATTACCTGTTAAGGTTTTGCAAATTTCCGATTTGAGCTCTTAATTTGGCTGATTCTTGCTGGTAGAACTGAAACAAACAGAAGAGATCGAAGGAGGAATTTACAATTTACAATTTTACAATTTAGAATGAAACCCTAAAAATGTGGAGAGCTATAGCTCACCTGAGTATTGGCTTCTGAAACGGACATGGCGGTGGAGGGATCCGAATATGCCTTTTTGTACCTCGAAATCGTAGCCCTAACACTTCAATTCCCCAAACAAAagattttagaagaaaaaaaatgtaattgtGATACGAATGGTATCAGGCAGAATGAAGCATTAGAGACTTTCTCCTTTGTGTCACGAAATTGTATGTGTTTGGGTTCCCTATAAATTACTATATTGatgattattttaaaatgaTATAAACCAAATTAATGAACTTCTTCAAAGTATGGTCATTGAATCAAAATCCATGAAAGTCAAACCtacatttattttagttttcattATTATAGCAATGCCCAGAAACCTGCAGCTGCTTGCTTAAAGCTTCTCattttatctctctctctctctctcaaatctTTCTTCAAACTATCCTATATCTTTTCACTGCTTCAAGTTTCTTCATTATTGCTTTGTTTGTTTTAATGATGCTTTAAATTAATGAAACAAAAATGttacttttttatttctatttttaagtttcatgtgtttttctctttttctttcaatcAATAATAGAAAAAACTAATGGCAAACTGATTGTTTCATTTTAGTTGTTTTTGAGGTTCTAATCTGATTTAAAGCTTTAAATGCAATGCTGAACTTCCACGTTGGGCTAAAATTTATGGAATTTGTTAAGTAAATCATAATTTTCATGTAAAAGAAAATTACTATATGTGAACATgtttcataattatattttgtaaagatgaaaGATTATTCTAATTTATATCATATATTAGTGACACTAACTAAATTTGTATATatcaaaatgaaataaaaataaaccttaaattttattaaaaaaatttaaatagagAAGATAAAGGTGAGAGGtttaataaagtaataataattagaaaaaaaagcATCTAAAGAATAATgacaaaggaaagaaaagaaaaagaaaaagcagaAGTTCATATTCATATAACAGAAAGAAATAATACATTTTATGACGTAATCAAAGATTCGCTGAGGTATGCTGAAGATCAAACCCTAACAGTGAAGTTTTCAAACAAAATTTCTCTCCAAATTGCTTGATTATGATTTATTTTCCTAATTACGTGGATTATTGGCAATCCACCATCAAACTTTGagattaataataaaaagtattatAGTTTACACTTCAAAACATTGTTAATTAAAATGCTTTTTTCAAACTATAGTATTTTAATTATTCCTATGTGTAGAAACTCTTGAATCATTGATTGATTGACTGACCCTAAAACTTTAAACAGACAAGTGAAAATAAATTTGATATCATATCATCCAAGAGATGAAGAGTATGGAGAGAGATGAGACCTGTTGTTAGCATATTCATAGAGACGACCACGGGAGGAGAAGACGATAAGAGCAACCTCAGCATCACAAAGGACAGAGAGTTCATAAGCTTTCTTAAGCAAACCATTTCTTCGTTTACAGAAAGTAACTTGACGATTTGTTGTATTTTCTATTCTCTTTATTTCAATCTTTCCTCTTCCTgttcttgatgatgatgatgattttcTTAATCCTACTACTCCtgattcttcatcttcttcctcataacaactcattttcttttcttttcctgcAAAACAcatgaacaaaaagaaaataaaaaatctaaacTTTATCGATTTCTTCGCTACCCAAATAGGATTTTAGTTATGTTTTGATCCAATTCATTACCTGAGGAAACTGAGAGAAACGATATAGAAAAAGAGAGAGTTTTTTAGGGTATATTTATATATCGGAAATAATAACCTTTTTGGATTCCATTTGTGTATTACTACTATACCCTCgacatttgaaaaaataaaattaattttcttctttttaagcTTCGATGATATACGACGGTTTGTACGTATCTTAATTTCCTCCATATTCACCATATTCACCTTTTTGACCGATTTGACTCGAAAAATGAAGAAAGCggatttgaatttttaaaagttagaaaatcgttgtaaatgacaaaattgataaaaatatagtaaaattttatattatagacatttaaatattttgtaaatgttttggtttattttgctaccgtttcatttttctttatctatttacaataatttttctttgtAAAATGTGCATTTTAGTTAttgaattaaaaaacaaaaatgtaaaaaggGTCGTTAAATAATTATATGGTTTTTGAAATTAGAAAGTGATTTGAAAAGTAAGTTTAGAAAAGAGTAGTAGATTATGAAAATCGCTAGAGATTAAAGTGCACCTATTGTTAGATGTTTAGGAAGTAACAAGATAATTTtccttaattatttttttctcctttCAATAATTGTAGGGTTTGAGATGTAATTATTGATTTCTTTTGGGCATTTATATCTTGGAAATTTGGAAATTGTGGAATCAAAATTGATTATGGATGTGCTTATCGTTAAATACTCAAACATCACTATCCTCTCTACCTATACTTACATCTCCAATGTTGATATAGTATATGTTCCTAATAATTGGTATATACATATACATCGTATTATCCATTTCGATCTTAAAAGTTATGCCTTATCTCATACATcgaccaaaagaaaaaaaagtagtgTATCTTAAATAACGTAGTGCATCATTATGCTCTCTCAAGCTCACAAGTGGTGAAATTGTCATGAAGCACAGCGGTGGAGTCGTAGTTCTTTGGTCAGTATGAAAGGAGAGAAACAATAGAATTTTTAGGGAAAAATAAAATTCGACAATCAACATATGGGAAGAAATGCATGTAATTTTATCGATTTGTGGTCTTGTAGAAACAAACTGCTGTCAAATTACAATCGGATAAAAAACTCCCTATTTACAAGCTTTCATTAAATAAGCGGTCGGTAATGGGCTTCACTCTAGCCCCTATCCTCGACTTTGTACCACTCTTATCTTATTAATATATTAGGAGTTTTATGTGTGATATCTCACTTTGAAGATGAATATGCACGAAAATCTTTGTTGTTTCttgctaaaaaaaaaatagcgaaaggGTGTTCCATCCTAAAAGAACACAAAAAAATGTAGATGATATTTGTaattaagtttaaaaaatataggaagaacaatttaaactaaaactaaacaaaaagaaaatagggAAAGAAAACAGGGAGAAAACAAAAGTTTAACTCAACTGTTTATAACGAAAAGTTTAAAAGTTTAAGTTTTATATcctaatttttaatttcaaataaaagtTTAGATATATaggtttttataaaaataaatatttataaagtagATATTGGTTATGCTTTGTTTGGAACTCCACGACTTTGAACAATTTCAATTCATAAcgatttcaaacaaattttgttgtttgttaTTGTGAGAGAGAATGATTTTGAAATCCAAAAtgatttcaaacaaattttgttgtttgtttcatAGGATTTTAAGGTAAATTACATAATTGATCTtatcatttttaaaaagaaattcatataGTTGGCTCTTCATAAAAGTATTCTCTATTTTCACGGTGGAGATCATTCAGGAGAGACTCAAGAATCATacttttaatttgaatttggtATGTTATGTGCAAAA comes from Cucumis melo cultivar AY chromosome 12, USDA_Cmelo_AY_1.0, whole genome shotgun sequence and encodes:
- the LOC103487219 gene encoding agamous-like MADS-box protein MADS1, coding for MSCYEEEDEESGVVGLRKSSSSSRTGRGKIEIKRIENTTNRQVTFCKRRNGLLKKAYELSVLCDAEVALIVFSSRGRLYEYANNSVRATISRYKKAYSDPSTAMSVSEANTQFYQQESAKLRAQIGNLQNLNRHLLGESISSLSVKDLKSLEVKLEKGLSRIRSRKNELLFSEIEYMQKREIELHTNNQLIRAKIAETERSQQNRNASNNGIAATGGRGDEGSMATNLEVNNHHHQYDSTNYFDPHHNHPISLQLV